A stretch of the Chloroflexota bacterium genome encodes the following:
- a CDS encoding SDR family oxidoreductase, producing the protein MGLNGKVCIVTGGGSGIGRSASLMMAEAGAKVVLVGRTVSKVEDVRDEITAAGGTAMALGLDVGDYDGVIQMAKDVLDAYGQVDVLVNNAGHSSHHRRLMTTTPDELRGVLDSNVAGSVYCSQAVVPHMRERGEGTIINVSSMAGVNASLLAGMAYSAAKAAVINFTAFLNTELKNTGIRSSVVIPGEVDTPILDNRPIVPDGEARDTMVTAEDAAEAIFLIANLPQRACIPELIIRPTYMRDTSAEAGAA; encoded by the coding sequence ATGGGACTCAACGGTAAGGTGTGCATAGTAACGGGCGGCGGCAGCGGCATCGGACGCAGCGCCTCCCTGATGATGGCAGAGGCGGGCGCGAAAGTCGTGCTTGTCGGCAGGACTGTATCAAAGGTTGAGGATGTCCGCGACGAAATTACGGCGGCGGGCGGCACGGCGATGGCGCTCGGGCTGGATGTGGGCGACTACGACGGTGTGATACAGATGGCGAAGGATGTGCTGGACGCATACGGACAAGTTGATGTGTTGGTGAACAACGCCGGGCATAGTTCGCACCACCGCCGCCTAATGACTACTACGCCGGACGAATTGCGCGGCGTGCTGGATTCCAATGTCGCCGGCAGCGTGTATTGTTCGCAGGCGGTCGTGCCGCATATGCGCGAACGCGGCGAGGGCACAATAATCAATGTGTCATCTATGGCGGGCGTAAACGCAAGCCTGCTCGCCGGCATGGCATATAGCGCGGCGAAAGCGGCGGTCATCAACTTCACGGCATTCCTGAACACCGAACTGAAGAACACAGGCATCCGCAGCAGCGTGGTGATACCCGGCGAAGTGGATACGCCCATTTTGGACAACCGCCCGATAGTGCCGGATGGCGAAGCGCGCGACACAATGGTGACCGCCGAAGACGCCGCCGAAGCGATTTTCCTGATCGCGAATCTGCCGCAGCGCGCCTGTATCCCTGAGCTGATTATACGCCCAACATACATGCGCGACACATCCGCCGAAGCAGGCGCCGCTTAG
- a CDS encoding DMT family transporter has product MSAVAASVVFGLLAAAGWGIADFIAAAASKRVGVLRTATGVHLASVVAVAGYFVIVFEPGALKWQHWAILGAMSAGGVLVYVAFYRALVEGPVAVVSPIVSSYAIILIGLAVVFAGERLSLWQAMGAVCSVGGVVLASFDPRSLSTGGRLIGLGAVLAIVTMVGLGGLSYALGIMSRELGWFLPVFITRVVSTALFIPLTIAMRQWTLKGVTIALALLMAFAGIVEMGGMFAYARGTEVGVISIVAAASISYPLIPMLGGIILFRERLAFSQWVGLCITLAGLFVLALAS; this is encoded by the coding sequence ATGAGCGCGGTAGCGGCCAGTGTAGTTTTCGGACTGCTGGCGGCTGCAGGTTGGGGCATTGCCGACTTCATCGCGGCTGCGGCGTCCAAACGCGTCGGCGTGCTCCGAACCGCGACGGGCGTGCATCTGGCCTCTGTAGTAGCTGTGGCTGGGTACTTCGTTATCGTCTTTGAGCCCGGCGCGTTGAAGTGGCAGCATTGGGCTATACTTGGCGCAATGTCCGCTGGCGGCGTGCTGGTGTATGTCGCCTTCTACCGCGCGCTCGTTGAAGGTCCTGTTGCAGTCGTCAGTCCCATTGTGTCGTCGTATGCCATCATTCTTATTGGGCTGGCTGTTGTGTTTGCCGGGGAACGGCTTAGCCTGTGGCAGGCGATGGGCGCGGTGTGTAGCGTGGGAGGAGTGGTGCTTGCTTCGTTCGATCCGCGCAGCCTGTCCACTGGTGGCAGACTCATCGGGCTTGGCGCGGTGCTGGCAATCGTAACGATGGTCGGACTAGGCGGATTAAGTTACGCGCTCGGCATAATGTCGCGGGAGCTTGGCTGGTTCTTGCCGGTGTTCATAACGCGCGTTGTCAGCACAGCGTTGTTCATTCCCCTCACAATCGCAATGCGGCAGTGGACATTGAAGGGCGTAACAATCGCCCTCGCGCTGCTTATGGCATTCGCCGGCATTGTGGAAATGGGCGGCATGTTCGCCTACGCCAGAGGCACGGAAGTGGGCGTCATTTCGATTGTCGCCGCCGCATCTATTTCCTATCCGCTCATCCCGATGCTTGGAGGGATAATCCTGTTCCGCGAACGGCTCGCCTTCAGCCAATGGGTCGGGCTGTGCATCACGCTAGCCGGACTTTTCGTGCTCGCGCTCGCCTCGTGA
- a CDS encoding deoxyribonuclease IV, with amino-acid sequence MELGAHVSAAGGVDKAVGRATAIGAEAIQLFASSPRGWKFKPIPDEKAESYREQAAAEGIHSTFLHGSYLVNIGGKPELVEKSIDSLINHMNAAAQIGARGVIFHSGSHKGVGFDVIFEQAMGVLYTVLDNTDYDVQLIIENCAGLNAQIGASFDEIGRMIKAVDSPRLTVCLDTEHAFAAGYNLAEPDGIEKTMEEFDTEIGLERLVVVHANDSKVELGSGIDRHENIGEGFIGIEGFEAIMAHPAFADVPFLLEVPGENRKGPDRPNLDRLKDIRARLAAVAQR; translated from the coding sequence ATGGAATTGGGGGCGCATGTGTCGGCGGCGGGCGGCGTGGACAAGGCGGTCGGGCGCGCGACTGCCATCGGTGCGGAGGCGATACAGCTCTTCGCGTCATCACCGCGCGGCTGGAAGTTCAAGCCGATACCTGACGAGAAGGCGGAGTCATACCGCGAGCAGGCGGCGGCAGAAGGTATCCACTCTACATTCCTGCACGGGTCGTATCTGGTCAACATTGGTGGCAAGCCGGAGCTCGTGGAGAAATCTATCGACTCGCTCATCAACCACATGAACGCGGCGGCGCAAATTGGCGCGCGAGGCGTCATATTCCACTCCGGCAGCCACAAGGGCGTCGGCTTCGATGTGATATTCGAGCAGGCGATGGGTGTGCTATACACAGTGCTGGACAACACGGATTACGATGTGCAGCTGATAATCGAGAACTGCGCGGGATTGAACGCGCAGATTGGCGCGTCATTCGACGAGATTGGCAGGATGATAAAAGCCGTTGATTCGCCGCGCCTGACTGTATGCCTCGACACAGAGCACGCCTTCGCCGCTGGCTACAACCTCGCCGAGCCGGATGGCATTGAGAAGACTATGGAAGAGTTCGACACCGAAATCGGGTTGGAGAGGCTCGTCGTGGTACACGCCAACGACTCCAAGGTGGAGCTCGGCTCCGGCATTGACCGCCACGAAAACATCGGCGAGGGCTTCATCGGCATCGAAGGATTCGAGGCGATTATGGCGCATCCCGCGTTCGCCGATGTGCCGTTCCTGCTGGAAGTGCCCGGCGAGAACAGGAAGGGTCCGGACAGGCCGAATCTCGACCGCCTGAAGGACATACGCGCAAGGCTGGCGGCAGTGGCGCAGCGATAG
- the mftG gene encoding mycofactocin system GMC family oxidoreductase MftG encodes MKYDYIVVGGGSAGCAIATRLSEDPERSVLLLEAGPDYPEFDRLPDDLKLGNNVWLSAYGPHSWAYRAKITDEQTDLEIPRGRATGGSSAVNGQVLFRGIPEDYDRWAEWGNDEWSFTSVLPYFNKMETDLDFGGDDFHGSEGPVPVRRPPRGEWMPHAVAFESACVDEGFRIDEDQNHPESTGVSPRARNNIDGIRMSNAINYLNMARHRLNLTIRGSVTARRIIFEGNRAVGIEAESGGEAFTVQGGEIIVCSGAIASPQLLMLSGIGPAEHLQSFGIEVVHDLPGVGQNLRDHPAAAALYHAVGDPPDVQAPTIQVGLRYTVEGSDLRNDMQLSPMLMTSEHRPAHIDIDEDLNYIGFSASLQLALGEGELTLQSTDPHAQPNLNYNYYQEEEDLRRMREAIRLGVRIAENSSFSDLLLDRIMPSDEELQSDDLLNEWLRRNSGTSHHVSGTCKMGPDSDPMAVVDQYLKVKGVECLRVADASVMPDCIRANTNATTIMIGEKAADFIKEGR; translated from the coding sequence ATGAAGTACGACTACATCGTTGTTGGCGGCGGCTCGGCAGGCTGCGCAATCGCGACACGCCTTTCGGAAGACCCGGAGCGGTCGGTACTGCTGTTGGAGGCAGGTCCCGACTATCCGGAATTCGACCGGCTGCCGGACGACCTGAAGTTGGGCAACAATGTCTGGTTGTCGGCGTACGGCCCGCACAGCTGGGCATACCGCGCGAAGATTACGGACGAGCAGACCGACCTGGAAATACCGCGCGGCAGGGCGACGGGCGGTTCGAGCGCCGTGAACGGGCAAGTGCTGTTCCGCGGCATCCCCGAAGACTACGACCGCTGGGCGGAGTGGGGCAACGACGAGTGGAGTTTCACCAGCGTTCTGCCGTACTTCAATAAGATGGAGACCGACCTCGACTTTGGAGGTGACGACTTCCACGGCTCGGAAGGTCCCGTGCCGGTGCGCCGTCCGCCTCGAGGCGAATGGATGCCGCACGCGGTCGCGTTCGAGAGCGCATGCGTGGACGAAGGCTTCCGGATAGACGAAGACCAGAATCATCCCGAATCCACCGGCGTCTCGCCGCGCGCGCGCAACAACATCGACGGCATTCGGATGAGCAACGCCATCAACTACCTGAACATGGCGCGCCATCGCCTGAACTTGACCATTCGCGGCAGCGTTACCGCGCGGCGAATTATCTTTGAGGGCAATCGTGCCGTGGGCATCGAAGCCGAAAGCGGCGGCGAAGCGTTTACCGTGCAGGGTGGCGAGATTATTGTGTGCAGCGGCGCGATTGCGTCTCCGCAATTGCTGATGTTGTCGGGCATCGGTCCTGCTGAGCATCTGCAAAGCTTCGGCATCGAAGTCGTGCATGACTTGCCGGGCGTCGGACAAAACCTGCGCGACCATCCCGCCGCGGCCGCGCTCTACCACGCCGTCGGAGATCCTCCCGATGTGCAAGCGCCCACGATCCAGGTCGGCTTGCGCTACACGGTCGAAGGCTCCGACTTGCGCAACGACATGCAGCTTAGCCCGATGCTGATGACCAGCGAGCACCGCCCGGCGCATATTGATATTGACGAAGACCTGAACTACATAGGTTTCAGCGCAAGCCTGCAATTGGCGCTTGGCGAAGGCGAACTGACGCTTCAATCGACCGACCCGCACGCGCAGCCGAACCTCAACTACAATTACTATCAGGAAGAGGAAGACCTGCGTCGCATGCGAGAGGCGATACGACTGGGCGTGCGCATTGCCGAGAATTCCAGTTTCTCCGACTTGCTGCTAGACAGGATTATGCCCAGCGACGAAGAATTGCAATCGGACGATCTGCTCAACGAATGGCTGCGGCGGAACTCCGGCACATCGCACCATGTATCCGGCACCTGCAAGATGGGCCCCGACTCCGACCCAATGGCAGTCGTCGACCAATACCTCAAAGTCAAGGGCGTCGAGTGCCTGCGTGTTGCGGACGCATCTGTCATGCCGGATTGCATCCGCGCCAACACCAACGCCACTACAATTATGATAGGCGAGAAAGCCGCCGACTTCATCAAGGAAGGCCGCTAA
- a CDS encoding NAD(P)-dependent oxidoreductase produces the protein MAVRTVAILSPGDMGAGVGYALGQNEFDVITCLRGRSDRTRRLAGDAHFRDIPTLGLLVEQADLILSILVPSQAVSVAEQVAAAMRATGKHSVYADCNAISPQTTRQIESIITGAGGQYVDGGIIGGSPTRGAPPRFYVSGKHTDVVAELDGKGITVKPIGEEIGKGSGIKMCYAALTKGTSTLQIALLSAAESMNLTDELVAEFEFSQPAALKQMNSGISRLPPNAHRWIGEMEEIASTFEALGITPSFHQGAAEIYRLLSGTPYADETPETVDKDRPTNDTIRAVVDLVKSDMSAGEQAAD, from the coding sequence ATGGCAGTACGAACCGTAGCGATTCTCAGTCCCGGGGATATGGGCGCAGGCGTGGGATACGCGCTCGGTCAGAACGAATTCGATGTCATCACTTGCCTTCGCGGCAGGAGCGACCGCACGCGGCGACTTGCGGGGGACGCTCATTTCCGCGATATTCCCACGTTGGGCTTACTGGTCGAACAAGCAGATCTGATATTGTCCATTCTCGTGCCGTCGCAGGCAGTTTCGGTGGCGGAACAGGTTGCCGCAGCGATGCGCGCCACAGGCAAGCATTCCGTGTACGCCGACTGCAACGCTATATCGCCGCAGACAACGCGTCAGATTGAGAGCATAATCACCGGCGCGGGCGGGCAGTATGTGGACGGCGGGATAATCGGCGGCTCCCCAACGCGCGGCGCTCCGCCACGATTCTACGTATCCGGCAAGCACACCGATGTCGTCGCGGAATTGGACGGCAAGGGCATCACAGTCAAGCCCATCGGCGAGGAGATTGGCAAGGGTTCGGGCATAAAGATGTGCTACGCCGCGCTGACCAAAGGCACATCCACGCTGCAGATTGCTCTGCTTTCCGCCGCGGAGTCGATGAACTTGACAGACGAGTTAGTCGCAGAGTTCGAGTTCAGCCAGCCAGCCGCGCTCAAGCAGATGAACAGCGGAATATCGCGCCTACCGCCGAATGCGCACCGCTGGATCGGCGAGATGGAAGAGATCGCGTCCACCTTCGAGGCGCTGGGGATAACTCCGTCGTTCCACCAAGGCGCGGCGGAAATATACCGGCTGCTGAGCGGCACGCCGTACGCCGACGAGACGCCCGAGACCGTTGACAAAGACCGCCCGACCAACGACACGATCCGCGCCGTCGTGGATTTGGTGAAGTCTGACATGTCCGCCGGCGAACAGGCGGCAGACTAG
- a CDS encoding alcohol dehydrogenase catalytic domain-containing protein yields MATMQALVVNSQSDAPRLEQRELPMPVPKPHEIVVRVAACGICYHDVAVVNGTLRRGVKPDVVLGHEVSGYVHEVGDGVTAIQPGERVVTALTTFCGECLRCTAGNQYRCVRGRGFGHGLDGGFAQYMLVPEASAIPIPDNIDIVDAALFGCPIGVAINALEDAAQLRSGETALVVGAGGGLGVHLAQVAAAMGARVFAITTSPDKLGALETLQGVEALLAESELDFSEIVLALTEDNGADVVLNPVGSALFNSCLASMAQFGRMVVLGEVAGRAARFNLAELLFRDAIITGATGASPRHIYKAIDLVSSGAVQPVVSQQCIFDDAAMAIEDMQAARTFGRVAIIPPA; encoded by the coding sequence ATGGCAACGATGCAAGCGCTAGTCGTAAACTCGCAGTCCGACGCGCCACGCCTAGAACAACGCGAGTTGCCGATGCCGGTGCCTAAGCCGCATGAAATCGTGGTGCGCGTGGCGGCGTGCGGCATCTGCTACCACGATGTTGCGGTGGTCAACGGCACGCTGCGGCGCGGCGTCAAGCCCGATGTCGTGCTGGGACACGAAGTTTCCGGCTATGTGCACGAAGTGGGCGATGGTGTAACGGCAATTCAGCCGGGCGAGCGCGTCGTTACCGCGCTAACGACATTCTGCGGCGAATGCCTGCGATGCACAGCGGGCAATCAATATCGCTGCGTGCGCGGACGCGGCTTCGGGCACGGTCTCGACGGCGGGTTCGCGCAATACATGCTCGTCCCCGAAGCGAGCGCAATCCCAATCCCCGACAACATTGACATCGTTGACGCCGCCCTGTTCGGCTGCCCCATCGGTGTGGCGATAAACGCACTCGAAGATGCCGCTCAATTACGCTCCGGCGAGACTGCGCTGGTAGTAGGCGCGGGCGGCGGGCTAGGCGTACATCTAGCGCAAGTTGCGGCGGCGATGGGCGCGCGTGTCTTCGCCATTACCACATCGCCCGACAAACTCGGCGCACTAGAAACACTGCAAGGCGTAGAGGCACTCCTAGCTGAGAGCGAGCTGGACTTCTCCGAAATCGTGCTGGCACTAACCGAAGACAACGGCGCGGATGTGGTGCTCAACCCGGTCGGGTCTGCGCTGTTCAACTCGTGCCTTGCGAGCATGGCGCAGTTCGGCAGGATGGTTGTGCTTGGGGAAGTGGCAGGTCGTGCCGCGCGCTTCAATCTCGCCGAGCTGCTATTTCGCGACGCTATCATCACCGGCGCAACCGGCGCATCGCCACGCCACATCTACAAGGCGATTGACCTGGTATCGAGCGGCGCAGTGCAACCAGTCGTCTCACAGCAATGCATATTTGACGATGCGGCGATGGCGATCGAAGATATGCAGGCGGCGCGTACTTTCGGACGGGTGGCAATTATACCGCCTGCCTAG
- the secF gene encoding protein translocase subunit SecF gives MSVRSDKLDFVGKRNWFFLFSFIVILPGVVFLIINPGLRAGIDFRGGSTMTLAFSKEVTQQELRSQLASLGEVDSTVQSFGDNTYFLRTRQLSASEREGILSALESSLSPDGIEVLSSDLVSPVVARETILNGAYAVIAAAVGIFIYLWWAFRSVPRPFRYGLAALVALVHDLVIVVGIFAILGNLMGLEVNTMFLVAVLTVIGYSVNDTIVVFDRLRENVTNYGNRGFDQNVNVSISETIGRSLNTSLTLLIVLMALLLFGGATIRTFLIVLIIGVVAGTYSSIAVASQMLVVWENGDFGRLLPFRRSATA, from the coding sequence TTGTCCGTCAGGAGCGACAAATTGGACTTTGTAGGCAAGAGAAACTGGTTTTTCCTGTTTTCGTTTATCGTAATATTGCCGGGCGTGGTGTTCCTCATAATCAACCCGGGCTTGCGAGCAGGTATCGACTTCAGGGGCGGCTCCACGATGACGCTTGCCTTTTCCAAGGAAGTGACGCAGCAGGAGCTTAGATCGCAGCTGGCGAGCCTGGGCGAAGTCGATTCGACGGTGCAGAGCTTCGGCGACAATACCTACTTCCTGCGGACACGCCAACTCTCCGCCAGCGAACGGGAAGGCATACTGAGCGCACTTGAGTCGAGTCTGTCGCCCGATGGCATCGAAGTGCTGTCGTCCGACCTTGTGTCGCCCGTGGTGGCGCGTGAGACGATTTTGAACGGCGCGTATGCGGTAATCGCGGCGGCGGTGGGTATATTTATCTACCTGTGGTGGGCATTCCGCAGCGTTCCGCGACCGTTCCGCTACGGATTAGCCGCGCTCGTCGCGCTTGTGCATGACCTCGTAATCGTCGTGGGCATTTTCGCCATTCTGGGCAACCTGATGGGACTCGAAGTCAACACGATGTTCCTAGTCGCGGTGCTGACTGTCATCGGCTACAGCGTGAACGACACCATCGTCGTGTTTGACCGCCTGCGCGAAAATGTTACGAACTACGGTAATCGCGGCTTCGACCAGAATGTGAATGTGAGCATATCGGAGACGATAGGCCGATCTCTGAACACAAGCCTAACGCTGCTAATCGTGCTAATGGCGCTACTGCTATTCGGCGGCGCAACCATACGGACCTTCCTAATAGTGCTGATAATTGGCGTAGTAGCAGGAACATACAGCTCCATAGCAGTGGCAAGCCAAATGCTCGTAGTCTGGGAAAACGGCGATTTTGGCAGGTTGCTGCCATTCAGACGGTCCGCTACGGCGTAA
- the secD gene encoding protein translocase subunit SecD translates to MSWCVPALSAEVTVRRNARALILILLLVVGAGLLLGFQTINLGGFQRGGDTFLGLSLGLDLQGGSHLVYRAEPIAEDGGEPQPPNADDMESLKRIIERRVNSSGLGEPIIQILGEDRLLIQLPGVADPERAEAIIGETAQLEFKHRRVSPPRNLATEGIITDEDVVSVSAQQLPEELLPESDTESGEASESTENADLEIPVIIVEFTEEGAAKFDQVHANLLQEFSIAAATANIFTYQSQLQAGFLPSFTLTIAGNEFLDYVVAPPGISKLEGTNQYVFPYPQPSPELPADPDEAPEPVEPDDLATAQAKVGDAATVTFIEQPGRVDEDFGLGGDNLSRAYASLHAQSDQPIINLEFDSLGTRLFGEKTTEIAGSPTDSIAIFLDGEELIAPVVRQPITTGTAIIEGGFTLERAQDISLLLEGGRLPFPITLLQRRSVDAILGADSLAKSVVAGAVGLALVFLFMTLYYRVPGLVASVALLIYAALVLAIFKLMPVTLTLSGVAATILSVGMAVDANVLIFERMKDELRSGRTLISAINIGFNRAWPAIRDSNVSTLITCAILYYFSNQLGTTIVQGFAATLAIGVMVSMFSAIVVSRTILRVIATTRLSRLLGAFVPTGASELPQQPAAAAVQRG, encoded by the coding sequence TTGAGCTGGTGCGTGCCAGCCTTGAGCGCGGAGGTAACGGTGCGTAGGAACGCAAGAGCGTTGATTTTGATTTTGCTGCTGGTTGTGGGCGCCGGGCTGTTGCTCGGCTTCCAGACGATCAATCTTGGCGGCTTTCAGCGAGGCGGCGATACATTCCTCGGGTTGAGCCTTGGGCTCGACTTGCAGGGCGGCAGCCATCTGGTCTATCGCGCCGAACCTATCGCGGAAGATGGCGGCGAACCGCAGCCGCCCAACGCCGATGATATGGAAAGCCTGAAGCGCATCATCGAGCGGCGTGTAAACTCCTCCGGCTTGGGCGAACCTATCATTCAGATTCTCGGCGAAGATAGGCTGCTTATCCAGCTGCCGGGCGTTGCCGACCCCGAACGTGCGGAAGCCATTATCGGCGAGACGGCTCAGCTTGAATTCAAGCATCGCAGAGTCAGCCCGCCGCGCAATCTAGCCACCGAGGGCATCATTACCGACGAAGATGTGGTCAGTGTATCCGCGCAGCAACTCCCGGAAGAATTGCTGCCCGAAAGCGATACTGAAAGCGGCGAGGCGTCTGAAAGCACAGAGAATGCGGACTTGGAAATCCCTGTCATCATCGTGGAGTTCACGGAGGAGGGCGCGGCGAAGTTCGATCAGGTTCACGCCAATCTACTGCAAGAGTTCTCGATTGCGGCTGCCACAGCGAACATATTCACATACCAGAGCCAGTTGCAGGCGGGATTTCTGCCAAGCTTCACCCTTACCATCGCCGGCAACGAGTTTCTCGACTACGTGGTAGCGCCTCCGGGCATAAGCAAGCTGGAAGGCACGAATCAGTATGTATTCCCGTACCCGCAGCCATCGCCGGAACTGCCGGCAGACCCCGACGAGGCGCCGGAACCCGTCGAACCGGACGACCTTGCCACCGCGCAAGCCAAAGTCGGCGATGCGGCGACCGTAACATTCATAGAGCAGCCGGGCCGCGTGGATGAAGACTTCGGGCTTGGCGGAGACAACCTGTCGAGGGCGTACGCCAGCCTGCATGCGCAGAGCGACCAACCCATCATCAACTTGGAGTTCGACTCGCTTGGCACGCGCTTGTTCGGTGAGAAGACTACCGAGATTGCGGGCAGCCCTACCGATTCCATTGCTATCTTCCTAGACGGTGAAGAGCTGATTGCGCCGGTCGTGCGCCAGCCTATCACCACTGGTACGGCGATCATTGAAGGTGGTTTCACCTTGGAACGCGCGCAAGACATTTCGCTGCTGCTCGAAGGCGGTCGTCTGCCATTCCCGATTACCCTATTGCAGCGCCGCAGCGTTGACGCCATCTTGGGTGCGGACTCGCTTGCGAAGAGCGTGGTCGCCGGCGCGGTCGGTTTGGCGCTCGTCTTCCTATTTATGACGCTGTACTACCGCGTACCGGGCCTCGTGGCATCGGTCGCCCTGCTCATTTACGCTGCACTCGTCTTGGCAATCTTCAAGCTGATGCCCGTTACGCTCACGCTGTCGGGCGTGGCTGCGACGATTCTGTCAGTAGGTATGGCGGTGGACGCGAATGTGCTGATATTCGAGCGCATGAAGGACGAGTTGCGCAGTGGGCGCACGCTTATCAGCGCGATAAATATCGGCTTCAACCGCGCTTGGCCCGCCATTCGCGACAGCAATGTGTCCACGCTGATAACCTGCGCGATTCTGTACTACTTCTCGAACCAGCTCGGCACGACGATAGTGCAGGGCTTCGCGGCGACGCTGGCAATCGGCGTGATGGTCAGTATGTTCTCCGCAATCGTCGTGAGCAGGACGATACTGCGCGTCATCGCGACGACCAGGCTCTCGCGGCTGCTGGGCGCATTCGTACCAACCGGCGCCTCCGAACTGCCGCAGCAGCCGGCAGCGGCAGCCGTTCAGCGCGGCTAA
- a CDS encoding HD domain-containing protein, translating to MNEALSISRYTALPHAIRFPPMVQRLAAFFAGRRGASVSIDAYLVGGVIRDTLMGRAVDDIDIAVNGDAYAVGSEIANALGGNCVRLHDDWQIARVAVTNGGDATGIVDITTYQRGIEQDLRRRDFTINALGLPINAAVCDDWEGYLIDPCGGLGDLRDGVVRMVSAVALDEDRLRLLRGARLAAQFGFALESETAHAIKERANRINEVAQERVRDELMRLLGTPSAYDGVRLLDEVGLLCAVLPELDDSRGVTQPKEHYWDVLNHQIETVRWVDAMFDDENDHESTLLSKVPRFTGMRERIACEVSDGFDRLTFLKLTALLHDVAKPATRTVEDSGRIRFLGHHSEGAEMVRSMLTRLRFGKRGVEHVAGMVQHHLRPRMLAAPGGLPTKRALYRYYRDVGDVALDTLYLNTADHLAARGPMMERDDWDAHCRLIRYILNAGSADGGITLRDSAKTLPKLVSGYDIMDKFALEPGRRIGVLLEGVREAQASGEVSTKEQALELVRASLERGGNGA from the coding sequence ATGAACGAAGCACTCTCAATTTCCCGCTATACTGCCTTGCCGCACGCCATACGCTTTCCGCCGATGGTGCAGCGTCTTGCGGCATTTTTCGCCGGCAGGCGCGGCGCAAGCGTGAGCATTGACGCCTATCTGGTGGGCGGCGTAATCCGCGATACGTTAATGGGGCGCGCCGTGGATGACATCGACATTGCCGTCAATGGCGATGCGTACGCGGTAGGCAGTGAGATTGCGAACGCACTTGGTGGAAACTGCGTGCGTTTGCACGACGATTGGCAGATTGCCCGTGTTGCGGTGACCAACGGCGGTGATGCTACGGGCATCGTGGATATCACGACCTATCAGAGGGGAATAGAACAAGACTTGCGACGGCGAGACTTTACCATCAACGCGCTGGGACTGCCTATCAATGCAGCAGTTTGTGACGACTGGGAAGGTTACCTGATAGACCCGTGCGGCGGGCTAGGCGACCTGCGAGACGGCGTAGTACGGATGGTGTCTGCGGTGGCATTGGACGAAGACCGCCTTCGCCTCTTGCGCGGCGCAAGACTGGCGGCGCAATTCGGCTTCGCCCTTGAATCCGAGACAGCGCATGCTATCAAGGAGCGCGCGAATCGCATCAACGAAGTGGCGCAGGAACGTGTTCGCGACGAACTAATGCGGCTCTTGGGCACACCCAGCGCATACGATGGCGTACGGCTGCTTGACGAAGTAGGTCTATTGTGCGCAGTCTTGCCGGAATTGGATGATTCGAGAGGCGTAACGCAGCCTAAGGAACACTACTGGGATGTGCTCAATCATCAGATCGAGACCGTGAGATGGGTTGACGCGATGTTCGATGACGAGAATGACCACGAATCAACGCTGCTCTCCAAAGTGCCGCGCTTCACTGGCATGCGTGAGCGCATCGCCTGCGAAGTCAGTGATGGCTTCGACAGGCTGACGTTCCTGAAATTGACCGCGCTATTGCACGATGTCGCTAAGCCCGCCACGAGGACTGTCGAAGATTCCGGGCGCATTCGATTTTTGGGGCATCACAGCGAAGGCGCGGAAATGGTTCGCAGCATGCTCACGCGGCTGCGCTTCGGGAAGCGCGGCGTTGAGCATGTCGCCGGCATGGTGCAGCACCACCTGCGTCCGCGAATGCTTGCGGCGCCCGGCGGACTGCCCACGAAGCGCGCGCTGTACAGGTACTACCGCGATGTCGGCGATGTCGCGCTTGACACGCTGTACCTGAACACCGCCGACCATCTGGCAGCGCGTGGTCCGATGATGGAGCGCGACGACTGGGACGCGCACTGCCGCCTAATCCGCTACATTCTGAATGCGGGAAGCGCGGATGGCGGCATAACGCTGCGAGATTCGGCGAAAACACTTCCTAAGTTGGTGAGCGGATACGATATAATGGACAAGTTCGCGCTTGAACCAGGACGCAGAATCGGCGTTTTGCTAGAAGGTGTGCGAGAGGCGCAGGCGAGCGGAGAAGTGAGTACTAAAGAGCAGGCTCTTGAGCTGGTGCGTGCCAGCCTTGAGCGCGGAGGTAACGGTGCGTAG